The following proteins come from a genomic window of Lachnoclostridium phytofermentans ISDg:
- a CDS encoding polyprenyl synthetase family protein — protein sequence MIADTNIEEKLHQKAETFAQMMTAYLPKEQGQQKTIFDALSYSLLAGGKRIRPIILLETYQALKEQEKGGALRASQLDIINENADFSWFKTLDDIVTKFSVALEMIHTYSLVHDDLPAMDNDEYRRGKLTTHAKYGEDMGILAGDALLNGAFELVAEAFANIKDIENSTDAITLYDRVSRAYQMLSSRSGMYGMIGGQVVDVERTGSVLSKEELLFIYELKTGALLEASFLIGAILSGANQEELIRFTKIAKKVGLAFQIQDDILDVTSTMEVLGKPINSDEKNQKTTYVTLYGIEDSKKEVERLSKEAMEELKALKLENSFLTELVSYLVNREK from the coding sequence ATGATTGCGGACACTAACATAGAAGAAAAGCTTCATCAAAAAGCGGAAACGTTTGCCCAGATGATGACAGCATATCTTCCAAAGGAACAAGGACAGCAAAAAACAATATTTGATGCGCTCTCCTACAGTTTGTTAGCAGGTGGAAAAAGAATAAGACCAATTATTCTATTAGAAACTTATCAAGCATTGAAAGAACAAGAGAAAGGGGGAGCTTTGCGCGCTTCCCAACTGGATATTATAAATGAGAATGCGGATTTTTCTTGGTTTAAAACCTTAGATGACATTGTTACTAAGTTTTCCGTAGCTTTAGAAATGATTCATACGTATTCTCTTGTACATGATGATTTACCTGCTATGGATAATGATGAGTATCGCCGTGGTAAGCTTACTACCCATGCAAAATATGGTGAGGACATGGGGATATTAGCTGGAGATGCTTTATTAAATGGAGCATTTGAATTAGTAGCAGAAGCATTTGCTAACATAAAGGATATTGAGAATAGCACAGATGCAATCACCCTTTATGATCGAGTTTCACGAGCGTATCAGATGTTATCAAGTAGATCTGGAATGTATGGTATGATTGGTGGACAAGTCGTTGATGTGGAGCGCACAGGTTCCGTCCTTTCGAAAGAAGAATTACTTTTTATATATGAGTTAAAGACAGGTGCCCTTTTAGAGGCTTCTTTTCTAATTGGTGCAATACTTTCGGGAGCGAATCAAGAGGAGCTTATTCGCTTTACAAAGATTGCGAAAAAAGTTGGTTTAGCATTTCAGATTCAAGATGATATCTTAGATGTAACTAGTACGATGGAAGTATTAGGGAAGCCAATCAATAGTGATGAGAAAAATCAAAAAACAACGTATGTTACCCTTTATGGTATAGAAGATAGTAAAAAAGAAGTAGAGCGTTTATCAAAAGAAGCTATGGAGGAATTGAAAGCCTTAAAGCTTGAAAATAGTTTTTTAACAGAATTAGTTTCTTATCTAGTGAATCGAGAAAAATAG
- the xseB gene encoding exodeoxyribonuclease VII small subunit, which produces MAGKSKGLEKSLEQLNDILSNLEKEDISLEESFVLYQEGMKLLKQCNESIDKVEKQLMILEEDGE; this is translated from the coding sequence ATGGCGGGGAAATCAAAAGGTTTAGAAAAATCATTAGAACAATTGAATGATATCCTGTCTAATTTAGAAAAAGAGGATATCAGTTTAGAGGAGTCCTTCGTTTTATATCAAGAAGGAATGAAACTTTTAAAACAATGCAATGAATCCATCGATAAGGTGGAGAAGCAGCTGATGATATTAGAAGAAGATGGCGAATAA
- the xseA gene encoding exodeoxyribonuclease VII large subunit yields the protein MEQVYSVTQVNNYIKNMFVKDYVLNRIYMKGEVSNCKYHTSGHIYFTLKDETGQMACVLFAGYRTGLPFRLEEGQSVIVLGSISVYERDGKYQLYAKEIKLDGLGLLYERFELLKRKLNEEGLFDPSHKKTLVPYPRTVGIVTASTGAAIQDIINISKRRNPYVQLVLYPAKVQGEGAAKTIVAGIKALEAKGVDTIIVGRGGGSIEDLWAFNEEMVARAIFDCSIPIISAVGHETDITISDFVSDLRAPTPSAAAELAVPEIESLLSNLVDYHYSLVQCVMRKITMARSELEKKQLQLTHLSPVYALRQKRQYTIDLENKLRQRMNELIRYKRHLLDIQIERLKAASPLDKLKSGFSYVSDSSGKVVNSITKTKPGDELTIAVTDGMIKAKTIGVESIER from the coding sequence ATGGAACAGGTATATTCCGTAACTCAAGTAAATAACTATATCAAAAATATGTTTGTAAAAGACTATGTCCTGAATCGTATCTATATGAAGGGAGAAGTATCGAACTGTAAGTATCATACGTCTGGACATATCTATTTTACGTTAAAGGATGAGACGGGTCAGATGGCGTGTGTATTGTTTGCGGGCTATCGAACTGGTCTTCCTTTTCGCTTGGAAGAAGGGCAAAGTGTTATCGTCCTTGGTAGCATCAGTGTTTATGAGCGCGATGGAAAATACCAGTTGTACGCAAAAGAAATTAAACTGGATGGTCTAGGGCTTTTATACGAGCGCTTTGAACTATTAAAACGTAAGCTTAACGAGGAAGGTCTATTTGATCCAAGTCATAAGAAGACACTCGTACCATATCCAAGGACAGTAGGAATTGTAACAGCAAGTACTGGTGCAGCAATTCAAGATATTATTAACATAAGTAAGAGAAGGAACCCTTATGTACAATTAGTATTATATCCTGCTAAAGTACAAGGTGAGGGAGCTGCCAAAACGATTGTAGCCGGAATTAAGGCACTTGAGGCCAAAGGTGTGGATACCATTATTGTTGGGCGTGGCGGTGGCTCTATTGAAGATTTGTGGGCTTTTAATGAAGAAATGGTTGCTCGCGCTATTTTTGATTGCAGTATACCAATTATCTCTGCTGTAGGACATGAAACAGATATTACAATTTCAGATTTTGTGTCCGATTTAAGAGCACCAACTCCGTCTGCAGCAGCGGAGCTTGCAGTACCTGAGATTGAAAGTTTATTATCGAATTTAGTAGATTATCATTATTCCCTTGTGCAGTGTGTAATGAGAAAGATTACGATGGCTAGATCAGAGCTTGAGAAAAAGCAGTTACAATTAACGCATCTAAGCCCTGTATATGCACTGCGGCAAAAACGACAATATACAATTGATTTAGAAAATAAGTTAAGACAGCGAATGAATGAATTAATAAGATATAAACGACATTTGCTGGATATTCAAATAGAACGATTAAAAGCAGCCTCACCGCTTGATAAGTTAAAAAGCGGGTTTTCCTATGTATCAGATAGCTCTGGCAAGGTGGTAAATAGTATTACGAAAACAAAGCCTGGTGACGAGCTAACAATCGCTGTAACAGATGGAATGATTAAAGCAAAGACAATAGGGGTAGAATCGATAGAAAGGTAG
- the nusB gene encoding transcription antitermination factor NusB has protein sequence MTRREIREHLFRMLFRKEFHEPTELEEQVLFYFDSLESITPEQQEYLNVRFDKINEKLGEIDTILANASSGWKLNRMGKVDLNIMRLATFEIRFDDEVPVKVAINEAIELAKKYGGDSSASFVNGILAKVID, from the coding sequence ATGACAAGAAGAGAGATTAGAGAACATTTATTTCGTATGTTGTTTCGTAAGGAGTTTCATGAGCCTACAGAGCTTGAGGAACAGGTTTTATTTTACTTTGACTCCTTAGAGAGTATTACACCGGAGCAGCAGGAATATTTGAATGTGAGATTTGATAAAATCAATGAAAAACTAGGTGAAATTGATACAATTCTTGCTAACGCCTCCAGTGGTTGGAAATTAAATCGTATGGGTAAGGTTGACCTAAATATTATGCGTCTTGCTACCTTTGAGATACGATTTGATGATGAGGTGCCGGTAAAAGTTGCAATTAACGAAGCCATTGAGCTTGCAAAAAAATACGGTGGAGACTCCTCAGCAAGTTTTGTAAATGGTATTTTGGCTAAGGTAATTGATTAA
- a CDS encoding Asp23/Gls24 family envelope stress response protein: MNKELQKNNAYHMESSSKIGEVKIADDVVATIAGLAATEVEGVATLTGNLTNEIVGKLGMKNLSKGVKIELMEKSVSVELSITMKYGYSIPKTSAAVQDKVKAAIESMTGLSVSDVNIRIVGVEIEHDKQ, from the coding sequence ATGAATAAAGAACTCCAAAAGAACAATGCATATCACATGGAGTCGTCAAGTAAGATTGGCGAGGTTAAGATTGCAGATGATGTTGTAGCAACAATCGCAGGATTGGCAGCTACCGAAGTAGAAGGTGTTGCTACACTTACCGGTAATCTTACCAACGAAATTGTTGGAAAGCTTGGAATGAAAAATCTTTCTAAGGGCGTAAAGATAGAGTTAATGGAGAAGTCCGTATCAGTGGAATTATCGATAACAATGAAATACGGATATAGCATCCCTAAAACTTCAGCTGCCGTACAAGATAAAGTAAAAGCAGCGATTGAAAGTATGACTGGATTATCAGTTTCCGATGTTAACATCCGCATAGTTGGTGTAGAAATCGAGCATGATAAGCAATAA
- a CDS encoding SpoIIIAH-like family protein has protein sequence MKNIFKKNQIIITALAIMIAVAGYLNFAKDSTKDPAKDVAASANDALGYDIFADSNGDEYADIADDQMDKIAVDDKGNLILDENKTASDANKDATDELAENDKNSAQASNENGTAKDDQSTNPGEAVLANSNVIDKSFFANAKLKREQGRARNKEDLYKLIDNPNIAADQKKDATDRVLELTAISEKENATEIQLEAKGFSDSVVTINDGHVDVVVNAPNLTEQDMAIIEDVVMTKTGVTLDKISVVGAVVVD, from the coding sequence TAAACTTCGCCAAGGACAGTACCAAAGATCCAGCTAAGGATGTAGCAGCTTCGGCTAACGATGCACTTGGATATGATATCTTTGCAGATAGCAATGGAGATGAATATGCTGATATCGCTGATGATCAAATGGATAAGATTGCGGTAGATGACAAAGGAAATCTAATTTTGGATGAAAATAAGACAGCTTCTGATGCTAATAAAGATGCTACTGATGAACTTGCAGAAAACGATAAGAATAGTGCACAGGCTTCCAATGAAAATGGTACAGCAAAAGACGACCAAAGCACAAATCCAGGGGAAGCTGTATTAGCAAATAGTAATGTAATCGATAAGAGCTTTTTTGCAAATGCTAAGTTAAAGAGAGAACAGGGTAGAGCTAGAAATAAAGAGGATCTATATAAACTCATTGATAATCCGAATATCGCTGCTGATCAAAAGAAAGACGCAACAGATAGAGTTCTTGAGTTAACAGCAATCTCAGAAAAAGAAAATGCAACTGAAATACAGCTTGAAGCAAAAGGATTTAGCGATTCCGTTGTAACTATTAATGACGGTCATGTTGATGTTGTAGTAAATGCTCCAAACTTAACGGAACAGGATATGGCTATTATTGAAGATGTAGTTATGACAAAGACAGGTGTCACACTTGATAAAATTAGTGTTGTAGGAGCAGTTGTTGTTGACTAG